GTAAACGATCCCACCCGGGGTTACGGCATCTTAGCCGAATGGATGCTTTTGGAGGCAGGAATTATAAATCAACAATCGGAAAAAGTAGTAAAAGGAGCTATAGCTCCTTTTTCAATTTTGTAGACGTAAAACAAAAACTAGGTTAGCAAATCAGAAAGTTTATCGACTTTCTGATTTGCATAAGAGCAACTAGGTCTTCCGCCGTCCTAAAGGATTGGAATTTCTACCCATTGTGCCCAAGCACAAACGTTAGAAATTCTGGCACGCTTATAAGCTTGGCGCAAGCCAAGTTTTCTTTATATATCTGTCGAAATTTCCGGTTCAATCGCAAAAATGAAAGGATATTGAAAAGTTTTAGGTTTTTAAGTATGAAGGAAGGATAAACACTTTTTGGTGTCGAATTGGTATTTTACCTAAAAATTTACAGAGAAATATAGGAGGCGGGTTTTAAAACATGGGGGAAAAATTAAATATTTTAATCGCAGATGATAATAAAGAATTCTGTGAAATATTACATGAATATATGGTAGCACAAGATGACTTCACCGTTTCAGGCATAGCGTATAATGGTCTGGAAGCAGTCAAACTTATTCAGGAAATAAATCCTGATGTGGTTGTTTTAGATATAATAATGCCGCATCTTGACGGGATCGGCGTATTGGAAAAGCTCAACAATCTATGTTTGCCCCATCGTCCGAAGGTAATAATTTTAACTACCCTTGGCCAGGAATTTATGACCCAACGTTCAGTGGAATTGGGAGCTGACTATTACATTTTAAAACCATTTGATTTGGAAGTTCTTGGGACCAGAATCAGACAAATGTTTAACGGTAGTGTTACCAACAATGTCCATCAGCCTGTCCCAATTAAAAACCGTAACCTTGATGTGGAGGTAACAAAGATCATTCACCAAATGGGTGTGCCAGCCCATATTAAAGGTTACCAGTATTTAAGGGATGCTATTTTATTTGTAATTGAAGAAGTAAATCTATTGGGAGCTGTAACTAAGGAATTATATCCTATGATTGCACAAAAGTATATGACAACCCCTAGCCGGGTAGAAAGGGCAATCAGGCATGCCATCGAATTGGCTTGGGACAGAGGAAATGTGGATATGATGAATAAATTTTTTGGCTATACTATTAATGTAGAAAGGGGCAAACCTACCAATTCGGAATTTATTGCCATGGTGGCCGATAAATTAAGAATAGGAGCAAAAGTAAGTTAATTTGCTTTTAACCGTAGCACGTAAGCTACGGTTTTTTAGTGCCTATACCGTAGCATTTTTTCACTCACGCTGTCTTTATTAATATTTTGGTATTTTCTTTTTGGATTATATTGACAGCCTATGGGATATGGTATACCATGGAAATGTAAAATAATACCGGTAGATTGGGGGAGGGACAAAAATGCTTAAGGATTTAAAAGACTCGGATTATCAAAGTTTTATTAACAGCAGTGTATATTGTGCTGTTGGATTTTACGCAAATGATGAAGATTCTGAAAAAATGTTGGCTTTATTGGAAGATTTTCAACAGCATCATGCCTCGTGCAGCGTAGCGAAAATAAATGTTGAGAATACGGAAACCGCAAAAAGTTTAGGAGTTACCCGGGAATTAGCGCCGCTGATTGTAATCTACGATAGCGGTAAACCTAAAAAAGCCCTGAACAAAGCAACTATATCAGCAGAAAACCTGGCCGCTTCAATTGAAGGTGGAACAAAGAACATAACCCTCCAATAGATAGTGGTGCAAAACCGTCCTCGCGGACGGTTTTTTAATGCCTCCATAAAACTTGCTCCTTCATATACAGCAACTTTTTATCAGCTCACTACAAAGTGACCATATTTCCAAATGCTTATAAAATTTTCTTTAGACTATTGACGCAAAATTTAACATATAATATAATTTACAAATGCTAGATAATATGCATAATATTAAGGAGATAGTCTACATGGTTGCGCATATAGCATCAAGTGAAGGAGTATACCAGATTGGAGTTGTAGCAAACTTCACAGGTGTCAACATCAGAACTTTAAGACAATGGGAAGAGGCAGGTTTACTTAAGCCGGCCCGTACTCAGGGCAATACCCGGATGTATTCAGCCAATGATATAGATTTAATAAAAAGGATCAAGTTTTTAGTTGAAGACAAAGGAGTTAATTTACCTGGAGTAAAACTGATTTTACAGTTGGAAGATAAATACGGCAGGGAGATAACTGCCGATGTTGAGTGATAAACGATTGCCTAAGTTACTATAAAAAAAGCATAAACACTACATTGATATGCTACGACTATGAGTTTAAATAAAATGTCTCCTGTTATAATTTCTTTACGAAATTATTAGTGGGAACTTTTGTTTGACTTCTTCGTTGGCATACATTACGGGAGACGATGTCTCCCGTTTTTCTTTTGTTTTGCAAGGAGGTGAATAAACAAGCCCACTACGTTTTAACCAATTCAATTTAGATCTACAGGAGGGATTGTTATAATGCGAATTGCTCAATTGCACTGGGCTTTTCCACCTATCATCGGCGGAGTGGAGAGCCACTTAGCCATGCTGGGACCAGAATTAGTCAAAAACAACTGTTCCGTTAGCCTTCTCACCGGCGCAGTCAAGGGGTTAAGCCATGAAGACCAGTATGAAGGGATGTACATTAAAAGAACTCAGTACCTGGATTTAAACAGCCTGTCGCCGGAAAAGATCAGGGCGCAAGCCAAAGAAATCAAGCATGAAATTGAGGAATTTATTAATAAAGTGCGACCGGATCTCATTCACGCCCATAACATGCATTATTTCAGCCCTGTACATGCCGACATTCTCTATGAGATAAAACAAGCAAATGGCATACCACTAGTCTTAACGGCTCATAATGTATGGGCTGATGCTGACCAAGTCTGGCAGGAAATGAATAAGAGAGTTCACATTTGGGATGCGGTGATAGCAGTTAGTGATTTCATAAAGAGGGAACTAATACGAGTTGGGTATGACGAGCGAAAAATTTCAACCATACATCATGGAATAGATTTAGACAGATTTAAACCATGTACACTTCAAGATACTCATAAAATAAAGCTTAAGTATCCCCAGTTTACTGGACGACGGGTGATTTTTCATCCGGCCAGGATGAGCCTGGACAAAGGCTGTCACATCAGCGTTAAAGCCCTGAAACTCATCAGCAAGCAGTTCCCCGAGGTACTGCTGGTGCTAGCCGGCACCGGAAAGACGGTGGACTGGGGTTCCCAACAGCAACAGGAAGTCAGGCAAATTTTTGGTTTGATAGAGGAGCTGGGCTTAAAAGACAGCGTTTTTGTAAGCTTTTTTGCCTGGGATGAGATGCCGCTGGTATACAAAGCAGCTGAAATTTGTATCTATCCATCATGTTTTGAAGAACCTTTTGGCTTGGTAATGCTGGAAAGCATGGCCACGGCCAAGCCTATAGTCGTCAGCCGGGCAGGTGGTATGCCGGAGGTGGTCCAAAACGGCGTCAATGGTTTTGTAGTACCGATGGAAAACGCAAAAGAATTGGCAGATAAGTGCTGTCAGTTGCTTGCTGACCCTAAATTGAGCCGGCAGATAGGCAGCCGGGGCAGAAGCATGGTGGAAAAGCGGTGGACAAAGGAAATTATGACCGACAGTACGTTACAAGTGTATAACGGACTCCTTAATAACAGAAGTATCGACGTAAATTTCGATACTGTTGCTTGAGGCAACTAGTGGAGACAAAAATTTCTTGGTAACATAGGGTCTGCAGGATTGGTATTTCGCCAATTCTGGCTTTTTTGAGCTAATGGCATTAAGCTTCTTACAATCCTGGTGTTTTCTGGACATTACTTTACAAAACAAAGAAATTTCTAAGCAGGAGGTGAAAGTGTGGGTTTACTCAGACCGCTTGCTTTGAACTCTAAGGGACAGTTGGTAGTAGTATCCAACCGGGGAGCTTGTACCTTTAAAGAAACCTCTCACGGTATTCAGGCTACGCCGTCTGTAAGTGGCTTGGTGACAGCTGTGGAGCCTGTTATCACCCAAGAAGGAGGTGCATGGGTAGCTTGGGGTGGCAGATACGGCAAGGAGCACGAAACGTTAGGTGTATCATTGCCTATGCCGGAAAAGGATCCGAAATATGTCCTGCATGAAGTTTTGCTTACGCATGAGGAAGTAAGTCTATATTATGATGGCTTTAGCAACGGCTGTCTGTGGCCTTTATGCCATAATTTCATTGAAAAAGTTTCTTTCAGCGAAGAACAGTGGAAAGCTTATTCACGAGTAAATCAAAAATATGCCGAGGTTGTTTTAAAAATTTCCAGTTCTCATGATTTTATCTGGGTCCATGATTACCAACTGGCTAGGGTGCCAGGTTTTATTCGCAGGCACCGGCGCTGGGCCAATATTTCCTTTTTCTGGCACATTCCTTTCCCGCCGGCAGAAATCTTTGCAATTTTGCCTTGGGCCAAGGAATATATATCCGGCATGCTTGATGCTGATCTTATCGGATTTCATACCAAAACTTACGAACGAAATTTCCTGCAGGCAGCCAAGGAAATAGTAGGTGCCGAAGTTGACTATTTATCAGGTACTGTTCATTGGCAGGGCAGAAAGATCAAAGTTATTGCTGTACCAATAGGTATCAACTGGCGGGAATTTGAACGCTTGGCATGCTCAGATGAAGTTATGGAGAAAGCAGCACAAATCAGGGGCGCTGCCGGAGGGCAGTACATGCTCTTGGGAGTTGACCGGCTAGACTATACTAAAGGAATCTTGGAAAGATTAAAGGCAATTAGCTGGCTATTGGAAAACTATCCAGCGTACAGGGGAAAATTAACATTTATTCAGATTGCCGTTCCCTCCAGGACAGGCACCAATACTTACCAGCAGTTGAAGAGGCAAATTGAAGAAACCGTGGGCCGGATTAACGGGGCTTTTACTGAAAATTATCATGTCCCTGTCAAATATATATTTAAACCCTTACTCAAAAAGGAATTGGTAGCTCATTACCTGGCAGCTGATATTGCACTTGTAACGCCTGTAAAAGATGGGTTGAACCTGGTAGCCAAAGAGTATGTGATCTCTAATTGCAGGGATATTGGCGTGTTGCTCTTGAGCCCTTTTGCGGGAGCAGCAAGTCAGCTTCAGGACGCTTTATTGGCTAACCCCTATGACCCCCGGGAGATGGCTTCTAAAATTATTTTTGGCTTAAAGATGCCAATTGCAGAGAAAAAACAAAGATTAGCTGCTTTAAACAAAATTGTCAAAGAGCAGGACATTTTCTGGTGGTGGCGGCAGTTCTGGCAGAACTGGTTGCCTCAAATGGTGTTAAGCAAGACAGTTGCCTCTCGCAATGTTAGACCGGAGGTGCTTTGCCATGAGCCGCTTGATAGTATTGCGGGAAGAAACGCCGGAATCCTTGGCAGGTGAGGTTGCAAGCCGACCTGAATTGCTGCTTATGACTGATTACGATGGTACCTTGGTACCTCTTAAAGAAAGACCGGAATTAGCAGTGGCTGGTCCTATGCTTTTAAAATCTATCAAACGGATCGTAAAAAAACCAGGGGTTAAGTTGGCTATAGTGAGTGGACGGGATGTCGATGAGCTCAGAAAACTACTGCCAGTGAAAGAATTATTTTATGCCGGCTGCCATGGGGCGGAAATTGAAGGCCCATCTGGGAAACAATTTACTGCTGTTGATGGGAAGATGTTGGTTCCTGTCCTGGAGGAGATTGCCAGCAAAGCTGTGGACAGCATAAAAGGAAAAAACGGTTTCTTTGTTGAGTGCAAAAAGGCCTCTGTAGCCCTCCATTACCGGTTGGCACACCCTGTAGCCGCTTTAAAAGTATTGGATGAATTTGTAATGGCCGCTCGCCCCCTGGTGACAGAGCATGAACTTGAATTTATTGCAGGGAAAAAAGTTATAGAAGTCCGCCCTAAAGTTGTTAACAAAGGTGAAGCAGTAAAATATTTGACCAGCCTGTACTCCAGTTATTATCCCGTGTACATTGGAGATGACGTTAGCGATGAGGATGCATTTAGGGCAGTGCAGGAAAAGGGGTTAGGGGTGCTAGTTTCACCAAGTAAAAGGGTCACGGCGGCCTCCCGTTGGTTACGGGGGCCTGGTAAGGTAATCAGATTTCTGCAACTTCTCGCACAGTAGTATTAGCATTGTTTTTAGGAGGTCAAGAGCTGTACAGAAAATTATTTAGGGGTGCGGTACATAAATGAGTAAAAGCATTCCATAGCTATTTAACCGATGACACTTTTTGCTACTATTGCCTTTTCTTGGGCATAGGACGAACAACCATGAATACCAAAGGTATTGTCTAAATACGCTTGGCTAACATTTATTATAAGAGCAAAAGGGTTTAGGCCATGCTATCTCATGTGCCAAGGAATTTATCGGCCAGGAGCCTTTTGCGGTGCTGTTGCCCGACGATTTAATTGCGGCGCGGATTCCATGTTTAAGGCAAATGGTTGATACAGGTGCGATTACTAATTATTCTCAGTAAAGACTATTGCTGTAATAGAAAGCGCCTTTAGTTATGATAACTTTGATGAGAAAAAGTAAGTTTCACAAAAAGCAAAAAGCACCCGCTCGGGGGAGGGGATGAGTTTGAGATTCCTCCTTTCACCTTGAAGGGTTTTTTTTATTTGCGTTTTTGTTGGCTAAGCTTATAAATTTTGTATTTCTTCCCGGAATCTATACATACTAGAAATAAAAATGCTTTTACGCAAGCCAGGAGAAAAACCATGTATCTTAAAGGCAAAATAAGGGTGGATAAAAAGACTAAAGAGCTGGTCAAAAGACTAAAGGTCAACGAGATAGCAGTAATAAACCATAAAGATTTGGATGAGATTGCTGCCTTGGCTATAGTTAAAAGCAAGCCTAAATTAGTTATTAACGCCAGTCCTTCTATAACCGGTAAATATCCAAACCTTGGACCCCTTCGGCTCTTGGAGGCAGGTATACCGCTGCTCGATGAAGTGGGTCAGGATTTTTTCACAAATGTCATTGAGGGGCAGGAAATTGAAGTTAGGGATAATGCAGCAATAATTAATGGGCAAAAATACTTTGGAACCATGCTGAACAAAGAAGAAATATTAAACAAATTAAAGGTTATTCGGCAAAACTATCAGCAGGAACTAACCAGATTTGTTTACAATACTTTGGAATATGCAGCCAAAGAAATAGAGCTCATTGCTCAAAAAATGGACTTGCCTCCTCTCAAAACCAAACTGGCCAAAAAGCATGTGTTAATTGTGGTCCGGGGGCACAATTATCAAGAGGATTTAAAGACAATTCGGCCTTACATTCAAGAGGTTCGCCCCGTTTTAATTGGCGTGGACGGCGGGGCTGATGCGCTGCTGGAGAACGGATACAAGCCCGACTTAATTGTGGGCGATATGGACAGTGTTACGGATAAGGCTTTAAAAAGTGGTGCCGAATTAATTGTGCATGCTTATTCAAATGGTTACGCACCCGGTTTAAGCAGGCTGCAAAAATTAAATTTACATGCTCATATCCTGCCTGCTCCGGGAACCAGTGAAGATATAGCCATGCTTCTCGCTTACGAAAGCGGCGCTGATTTAATAGTTGCCGTAGGTTCCCATTCCAATGCCATTGATTTTTTCGATAAAGGCAGGCAGGGAATGTCGAGTACCTTTTTAGTTCGCTTAAAAGTGGGGACAATTCTTGTAGATGCTAAAGGGGTAAGTAAACTCTACCGGGGTAGAGTCAAAGTGCGGGATATGGTAAAAATTATTGCTGCAGCTTTAATCCCTATTTTTATTGTGCTGATGGTTTCACCTGTAACACACCAGCTTTTGAGGTTGATGTTTATCCGTTTCCGGCTCTTATTTAGTCTTTAGTAGGGAGAGGGTAAGGTGAATATGTTGCCGAAAGTTTCAGTTTTAATGGCTGCGTATAATGAGGAAAGCAGGATTGGAGACACAATAAAGACATTAAGGATGATTCCCGCTATCAAAGAAATTATAGTAGTAGATGATGGGTCTCGGGATGCTACTTGGCAAAAAGCGCTGGAGGCTGGGTGCAAAGTTATAAAACTTCCTGTCAATTCGGGAAAAGGAGCTGCTTTAAACGCAGGAGCGGCCAGCGTTACGGGTCAGGTCGTGCTCCTAATTGATGCTGATTTGGGAGCATCAGCTCGGGAAGCTGAAAAATTAATTGAGCCGGTGGTAAATAAGGAGGCCGATTTAACCATAGCTAAATTCCCACCGAGTCGCGGAAAAGGCGGATTCGGGTTGGTGAAGAAATTAGCGGCTTGGGGTGTTTACCTTTATAGCGGAACAACATGCGATTCAGTGCTTTCCGGGCAAAGGGCAATGACATTGGAAGTTTTTAAAAAACTCCTGCCTTTTACTCCTGGTTACAGTGTAGAAGTTGCGGCGACAATCAAATCGGCAAAGTTGGGGATTAAAATATTGGAAATTCCGGTAGAAATGTCCCATCGGGTAACCGGAAGGGATTTTCCGGGGTTTTGCCACCGTGGCAGGCAATTCTGGCATATTTTTTTGTTTTTGCTCAGTAAGGCGGGTACAAGATGTTAGCCCGGGCAATAATATTGCTGGTTACTGGTTTTGTTTGCCACCGGTTGTCTGGACCTATAATTCTTAAGCTTATGCAAGCAAATGCCTTGGTCCGCACGAATTATTTGGGAAAAGAAATAATTACGGCAGGAGGGTTAACAATCTTTAGCAGTCTGCTAGTAAGCATATTTTTTGTCAGTGCAATTTTTCCGGAGCAACAGCTTCCATGGCTGTTTTTCTTTGGCTGTGTTCTGATAACTTTGGTAGGCCTTTTAGACGACATTTGGGGCAATCATAAAGTTAAAGGTTTGCATGGCCACTTGCGCTCTCTCTGTAAAGGGGAATTGACCACGGGAGGGATTAAAGCGCTGACAGGCTTTGTCCTGGCATTCTTAACAAGCAGGCATTTTAGCCAAGATTATTTGAGTTTGGCAGTAAATGCGCTTTTGCTAGCTTTAGCAATCAATGCGCTAAATCTTCTTGATTTGCGTCCCGGCAGGACAATTAAAGTTTTCCTGCTTGGTTTTTTGCTGCTATTCTGGAAGTATGGGTTGTTGGTGGAACAGGGATGGATATTAGTTATGGTAGGCGCTTCTCTTTCCTATGCTCCGCTGGATTTCCGCGGAAAAGTCATGCTAGGGGACACCGGTTCCAACCTGCTGGGCTTTGCCTTAGGATATAGTTTAGTAGCCCTAATCCCTTTGTATACCAAAGCATTTTTGCTGATGCTGCTTGTATTGCTGCACTGGTACAGTGAACGTTATTCATTGACCGAGTTCATAGCTCGTGTAAGCATACTTGATTTCTTTGATCGCCTGGGTAGGCCTGAAGTATGAGAGCAGGTGAAGAAATGTTGAGTTTTAAGCGTGGCAAGGTAGAGGAAGTTTTGGCCAAAAGACCGGGTTGCACGGAAATTCTGGTACAAATAGAAGGGGAACGTTCCAAAGCTATCAATTACGATCAACTTACAGGCAATA
This region of Zhaonella formicivorans genomic DNA includes:
- the steA gene encoding putative cytokinetic ring protein SteA — protein: MYLKGKIRVDKKTKELVKRLKVNEIAVINHKDLDEIAALAIVKSKPKLVINASPSITGKYPNLGPLRLLEAGIPLLDEVGQDFFTNVIEGQEIEVRDNAAIINGQKYFGTMLNKEEILNKLKVIRQNYQQELTRFVYNTLEYAAKEIELIAQKMDLPPLKTKLAKKHVLIVVRGHNYQEDLKTIRPYIQEVRPVLIGVDGGADALLENGYKPDLIVGDMDSVTDKALKSGAELIVHAYSNGYAPGLSRLQKLNLHAHILPAPGTSEDIAMLLAYESGADLIVAVGSHSNAIDFFDKGRQGMSSTFLVRLKVGTILVDAKGVSKLYRGRVKVRDMVKIIAAALIPIFIVLMVSPVTHQLLRLMFIRFRLLFSL
- the spo0A gene encoding sporulation transcription factor Spo0A, producing MGEKLNILIADDNKEFCEILHEYMVAQDDFTVSGIAYNGLEAVKLIQEINPDVVVLDIIMPHLDGIGVLEKLNNLCLPHRPKVIILTTLGQEFMTQRSVELGADYYILKPFDLEVLGTRIRQMFNGSVTNNVHQPVPIKNRNLDVEVTKIIHQMGVPAHIKGYQYLRDAILFVIEEVNLLGAVTKELYPMIAQKYMTTPSRVERAIRHAIELAWDRGNVDMMNKFFGYTINVERGKPTNSEFIAMVADKLRIGAKVS
- a CDS encoding glycosyltransferase family 2 protein, whose protein sequence is MLPKVSVLMAAYNEESRIGDTIKTLRMIPAIKEIIVVDDGSRDATWQKALEAGCKVIKLPVNSGKGAALNAGAASVTGQVVLLIDADLGASAREAEKLIEPVVNKEADLTIAKFPPSRGKGGFGLVKKLAAWGVYLYSGTTCDSVLSGQRAMTLEVFKKLLPFTPGYSVEVAATIKSAKLGIKILEIPVEMSHRVTGRDFPGFCHRGRQFWHIFLFLLSKAGTRC
- a CDS encoding alpha,alpha-trehalose-phosphate synthase (UDP-forming), translated to MGLLRPLALNSKGQLVVVSNRGACTFKETSHGIQATPSVSGLVTAVEPVITQEGGAWVAWGGRYGKEHETLGVSLPMPEKDPKYVLHEVLLTHEEVSLYYDGFSNGCLWPLCHNFIEKVSFSEEQWKAYSRVNQKYAEVVLKISSSHDFIWVHDYQLARVPGFIRRHRRWANISFFWHIPFPPAEIFAILPWAKEYISGMLDADLIGFHTKTYERNFLQAAKEIVGAEVDYLSGTVHWQGRKIKVIAVPIGINWREFERLACSDEVMEKAAQIRGAAGGQYMLLGVDRLDYTKGILERLKAISWLLENYPAYRGKLTFIQIAVPSRTGTNTYQQLKRQIEETVGRINGAFTENYHVPVKYIFKPLLKKELVAHYLAADIALVTPVKDGLNLVAKEYVISNCRDIGVLLLSPFAGAASQLQDALLANPYDPREMASKIIFGLKMPIAEKKQRLAALNKIVKEQDIFWWWRQFWQNWLPQMVLSKTVASRNVRPEVLCHEPLDSIAGRNAGILGR
- the otsB gene encoding trehalose-phosphatase, translated to MSRLIVLREETPESLAGEVASRPELLLMTDYDGTLVPLKERPELAVAGPMLLKSIKRIVKKPGVKLAIVSGRDVDELRKLLPVKELFYAGCHGAEIEGPSGKQFTAVDGKMLVPVLEEIASKAVDSIKGKNGFFVECKKASVALHYRLAHPVAALKVLDEFVMAARPLVTEHELEFIAGKKVIEVRPKVVNKGEAVKYLTSLYSSYYPVYIGDDVSDEDAFRAVQEKGLGVLVSPSKRVTAASRWLRGPGKVIRFLQLLAQ
- a CDS encoding MerR family transcriptional regulator; the encoded protein is MVAHIASSEGVYQIGVVANFTGVNIRTLRQWEEAGLLKPARTQGNTRMYSANDIDLIKRIKFLVEDKGVNLPGVKLILQLEDKYGREITADVE
- a CDS encoding glycosyltransferase family 4 protein; protein product: MRIAQLHWAFPPIIGGVESHLAMLGPELVKNNCSVSLLTGAVKGLSHEDQYEGMYIKRTQYLDLNSLSPEKIRAQAKEIKHEIEEFINKVRPDLIHAHNMHYFSPVHADILYEIKQANGIPLVLTAHNVWADADQVWQEMNKRVHIWDAVIAVSDFIKRELIRVGYDERKISTIHHGIDLDRFKPCTLQDTHKIKLKYPQFTGRRVIFHPARMSLDKGCHISVKALKLISKQFPEVLLVLAGTGKTVDWGSQQQQEVRQIFGLIEELGLKDSVFVSFFAWDEMPLVYKAAEICIYPSCFEEPFGLVMLESMATAKPIVVSRAGGMPEVVQNGVNGFVVPMENAKELADKCCQLLADPKLSRQIGSRGRSMVEKRWTKEIMTDSTLQVYNGLLNNRSIDVNFDTVA